Part of the Methanofastidiosum sp. genome is shown below.
TAGAATTCTGTGCAACAAATAATCTTTCAAAATCGTCTGCGAATTCCAAGAATTGTTTGTCAGATTTAGAAAGAGATTCTTTACCTACAATTGAAACAAGCCCTCTTAGGTCTTTTCCTTCGGCATATGCTGCATAAAGTTGGTCTGAAACTGATTTGTGATCTTCCCTTGTCCTATCTTTACCAATTCCCTTACTCATTAATCTTGATAGAGAAGGAAGAACGTCTATTGGGGGGTATATACCCTTTCTTTGGAGATCTCTTGACACAATTATTTGGCCTTCT
Proteins encoded:
- a CDS encoding V-type ATP synthase subunit B (produces ATP from ADP in the presence of a proton gradient across the membrane; the B subunit is part of the catalytic core of the ATP synthase complex) codes for the protein EGQIIVSRDLQRKGIYPPIDVLPSLSRLMSKGIGKDRTREDHKSVSDQLYAAYAEGKDLRGLVSIVGKESLSKSDKQFLEFADDFERLFVAQNSNENRKIEDTLDIAWKILSKLPEDKLLRVSDELIEKYMKGFKDASNKTDEI